Within the Eucalyptus grandis isolate ANBG69807.140 chromosome 1, ASM1654582v1, whole genome shotgun sequence genome, the region TGACAGGAGTGCAAATCTTCCATccatacaaaaagaaaaggggcttTGGTAATATAATTTTGACAGTAAACTATTCGATTTTCTAAAACTATGATTTGTGCATGCCACAAAAATAGTTAGAGCATTGAAAATTGCAATAATCCcttatttgattgtttaattTGCGTTTCATGactaattttatcaaatatcTTGTCGATTCATATTCTCTATAAATGATCAGAAACACCCAACTTCCTTCCCTCGATCGCCTCGAGTAGTTAGCAAACTTACACTTCTCGGAATCACATTTCTGATGAAATTCGATCAACGAGCAAAATTCCATATATCGAaaacttctccttcttcttagaAGAATCGGGCCAGGCAACAACCTTTATGGACCGAACTGGATCGATTCAGTCACGGCCCACATTTCTCTGTTCACCCGGGCCGCTTGTTGGGCCCGATCAAACACACCAGAATCACGGTTCCTTGCTTGATtgtaaattggattttttttttcttttttctttttttagtggAGTTAGGGAAGGGGTCATCTTTAGTTTCTTCCTACTGAGATTTTGCTTAGGGATGCCGGATGAGCACGGTTCTTAGACAGAATCGAGAACCGGAGGTCCAGTTCGGTTTTCAGCTCTAGAAAGGAGGTTCTGGTTCTCGGAACCGGAATCGGAATTCCTACACGTAAAAACTCTAATTTTGCTTCAATCTTCTGTGTTCTtcactttccctttttttcttttcctctctgcAACGCTCCGCCCCCGACGACCCCATGCTGCTCGCCGCCCTCGACGCGGCCGTCACGACCCACGACGTCGCCGCCGACACCGCCGCCGCTCCTTTTGACGACGCTGCCGACTCTCGCCGTCGCGGGTGCTGCCTCCCAACGACAAGCTGCTACCGGGCTGCCACCGCGACGCTGCTATTGTTCCACCGTCGGCAGTCCTCAACCTCGCCCACTTCTCCGATCTCTCCCGGCTCCCCGATCACGTCCTCCTCGATCTCTTCTTCGTAagctctcttttctctctctctctctctctctctctctctctctctctctgtgtttgtGGGTATCTCTATCTGGGTTTTCTTTGATTTGTCTTGCTTTCGTGTTCACAGGCGGAAAGGTCGGAGCTTGAGCCGGGGTCGGCCTTTGTTTGGGCTTTAGAAATGATGGGCAGTCGATGGTTTTGGGGATGTGGTCGAATCGGTGTTGAACGGGGATTGCCCTGGAAAGATTTGGGTCGTGATCTTGTTAGGCATTTGCTTCCGTTTGATCGGTAAAAGTGCCTATGAGGGGTTTGTggaaattgatttatgtgagAGCTGCTAATTGTTGGGTTCACTCTTATGAGAGAGATCTGATGAAGATGGAAAGAGTCTATTACGCTGACTGAATTTTTGTGTCGTAGGAAGTAGATGATTTCATGGGTATGTCTAGATTGCAAATGTTATGCAGCATTTGTCATATCTATGTTATGATAATTAGCTTCTATTATGTAGTTCTGTTCTGTGAAGGAGAAAAACAGAGATCTCATCTTCTCTGTTAAGATCAAATTGGCTCCGATTGAGTTCACTTCGTTGATTGCATATGTCCTGAATTGACTGTGTACGAAACCTGGTCTTATATTCGAGTTGCATATGCTTAATCTCATTTCCCAGTCGAATGCATGCAACCTGTTTGTTCATATTTCTCCGAGATATGGCTATGAGCAAGTCTATGTTAATGTCTAGATCTGAAGTTGTTTGAACATAATACACATGATGCCAATTGTTAGTGTGGGCTGTGAATCTAATATCAGAAGATaatgtcttttttccttttcaaggtTACAATTCCTTGTGGTCGGATATAGACAATATTTTCGGTATCCACTGTGCTGTTTGAATATTGGTGTCGAACCTGTTccccaaaaatgaaaagattcaTTTTGTTATCTTTCATATGAAGTCTTGCTTCAAATTAATACCACTGTTTTTGGCTATAAGTCAATATAAATTTACAAAATCTTCGTTACGCACTCTATCTTGTGCTTGTGCCTTATACTTTTTATGGCATAGTGCTATCTTATACACAACAACGCAACtaccttttattcttttctttttccttttctttttcctcttttgggcAATTAGTATATGCTTTATGAAGTGAGTGTGGGTGTTTTTTAGGGAAAAGATTATTAAGAGTTCTCGATCAGGACAAAGTTGAACACCTCATAACACACTCATTCAAATACACCAATGAGCAAATTACTGAAAGTGAAAAAACTAATAGTGGGAAGAGATCATACGGGGAAAATGAGTTTCGTACCCCCAAAATGAAGAACCAAAAGCGAGGGAGCGGGCATGAGATTGCTCAATACTTAAGCACTTCTTGATTGTCTCAGTCTCTTCCAATTTGCGACCTTCACCGCTATAGCCACATGTACCTTATTTATTGCTTGATCCACAAAGCTGAAATATGCACGCCTCCAGTCCTTCTTGAACCGCAGAACTCCAAAAAAGCCCCAAAACCCAGTCGCAGCTCCAAACATTATGACCACGTAGAACAAGGCCTCTTCAAGCTTTTCTTCTCCATGTGTATCTTTAGGATGAGAGATTTTCGGTACTTGAGGTGCCTTAGAACCAGGGCATTCTCTTCTCAAAAGATCACCACATAGTAAAGGATTGCCCGCATAAATGGAAGGATTGTCGAGGGTTTGGATTTGATTGCCTTTTGGAATCTGCCCCTTAAAGTTGTTGTGTGATAGGTTGAGGTGGCTTAGATATGTCAATGATGAAATGCTCTGAGGAATTGCTCCTGAGAGGTGATTGTTGGAAAGATCAAGAGACTCCAGTGACATCATGTCCCCGATGCTAATGGGAATGTCTCCAGAGAGCAAGTTGTGTGACAAGTTCAAACCATGCATGTTCGAGAGGAAAGTAAGTTCTTCGGGAATCGACCCAGTCAAGTTGTTGACTGACAAATCTAAATTGACCACAAGTTGCAGATCAATTTTTGTGTATTCATTATATCTTCCCTTCATGATCTCAACCACATGTTCTTTACTCCACTCTATATCAGGTCGAAAGTTTTGATATGGACTTTTCATGCCATATATATCGCCAAGACAAGATGGGATCGTTCCGGTCAAATTGTTCATTGCCATATCCAATATTTGTAATAATGAGAGTGAGCAAAGCTGCGGAGGAATGCTGCCACTAAAACTATTATTTCGTAGCCTCAAGATCTGCAAGTAGAAAAAGCTATCGTTGAACCATGTCGGAATATTTCCGGAAAAGTTATTCTCTCCAAGATCTAAAATTATCAAACTTGTGCAACTACCCATAGCCAGAGGGAGCTCCCCATTGAGATTGTTTCCATTCAAGTGTAGGGTTGAAAGTCCTTGTAAGGATCCGATCGAGCTTGGAAATACTCCAGACAACTCGTTGAATGACAAAGTCAAGTGAGACAAAGTCAAACCCGTCCAACAATCGGGAATACTGCCGAATAGCTTATTATTGCCAAGATTTAGATCAAACAAACCCTCTTGACATAAAAATGATGGTATCGTGCCATTGATACTGTTATTATTGAGATACAGAGTCTCTAGGTGCATCTCACCAATATTGGTTGGAAGAGGTCCGGAGATCAAGTTGTGGGAGAGATCTAAAATGGAACAGTCAAAAGACATGTTTGGCAAGGGTCCCGTAATTTGATTGTACGAGAGATTGAATTGGCTAAATGTCATGTTGGCTAACCATTTAGGCAAAGGCCCaaaaattgaagcatttgagagAGATATATCCTTAACTTTCACTTGTGTTTGCATCCACTGGGGAAACACAGTGCTGAATTTACAGGAATTCATCTGAATAGATATCAGTTGAAAAGGTGGTATCCAGCTATGTTTTGCCTTAAAAGTCAAGTGCTTGTTGTCACTGATATCCAAATCCTTAAGCCTCCCTAAATTGGAAAAAGGGATTTCCGAAATCTGCCCTTCCAAAGAATTGTTAAAAAGATATAGAACTGAAAGATGGGAAAGTTCTCCAAACTTATCGGGTATAGTGCCGCTCAAACGATTATTGTTAAGACGCAAGTCTTGTAAGAACCGCAATTGCCCTAATGACTCAGGAATTTGCCCatagaattgattatgagaaaGATTTAACAATCTCAATGATGACAATTGACCCAATGGCAATGGAATAGTCCCAGTCAATCGATTATTTGAAAGATTTAACCATCTCAATGATGACAGCAAACCTAATGATGAAGGAATGGTCCCATtcaattgattatttgaaagatcTAACAATCTCAATGATGACAACAAACCCAATGATGAAGGAATGGTCCCATtcaattgattatttgaaagatcTATTGTAACCAAGTTTGGCAATGCTCCAATGACTCTAGGAATTGGACCTGAGAAGGAATTGTGACCAAGCTCTAAGTACCTTAAGTGTATAAAGTTCACCAACCAATTTGGCAAAGCACCGCTAAGATCATTATGATATATCGTTAGACTCTCTAAGTTATAATTGAATAATCTTGATGAATTTCCTGGGGATGTCGAAATCTCTTCTTTGATTTGGTTACGAGACAGACACAATGATTTTAGGTACTTCTTACTCTTCAAGAATGAGAATAAGCCTCCTTCGACGCTGGTAAAAAGATTTCCCTCAAGATTGAGATGAACAAGGCTTGTAAACTTGTCAAACCACTTAGGAATCGGAGAGTTGAAAGAGTTTTTGAAAGATCCATATGCTGGAGAAAAGTCATATTTTGGAGTATACCTTTGGGGATAGGACCTCCGAGGATATTGTTTGAAAGATCAAGGTACTGAAGATGAACAAGAGAACTGGAGTTTGCAAAGCAAGTTGAAGAAAGATGGAATTTGAAAAGTGCACAAGTTGATAAGCTCAAATGTGATAAAGACGGGAGCATGCCGATCACTTGCAAGAGGTTTGTTCGCATGGCAATGTTTAAGCCGCTCATGTCGAGATAATTTAGCGACCGAAGACAAGAAACCCATTGGATATCATCAATAGCCAAAAATCCAAGATCATCATGGAGGTCAAGGACTTCCAACTCGGTGAGGTTTCCCAATTGCCGAGGGACTATTCCACGAAAGTTGCCAAATGACAAATTGAGGTACCTCAGTCTTTTCATCAAACCGAGGAATTTAGGTATTGTTCCATGATTGAAATTGATGCCACTCAAGTCCAAGTAGTTCAAGTAGGTCAAGTTGAGTAAAGAAGAGTTCAACTTACCAGTCATGGAGAGCGTCTGTTTTATGGGACTAACAATAGTACCATCATAGTCCCTTGCAATCTGGGGTAAGAATTGGAGCTTGACAACATGACCATACACTCCATCACAAGCGACTTCTTTCCATTTGCAGCAATCTTCACCTTTCCAAGAAGAAAGTAAGCGAGATGGGTCTGAGAGGCTTCGTCTAAGCTGGAGCAaagcttctctttcttgttttatgCAAATGGATGTTGAATCTTTGCAAAAGCATACACGTGAATTATCTAAAATAAGTAATAGGATTACTAGTGCAAGCACTTTGGAATAGTATCTCCCCATAAGGAACAAAGGAGAGAATAGATGCAAGCTTTTGAGAGTGTTTGAGGGTTCTCTTAGGAAACCCAAATCACTTAAATAGAAGGgcaacgggagatttacttacGCGTACACATGTTTATAATATCAAAGGATGTATATTCAACACATGTGAGGTCCACATGTCATAATCATAATCAGGAAGAAAAGGCACGTCCCCTCTTGCAATTAGAATGCGTAAAATGATGACCGGACCCCAtctagaagagaaaatgaatcatctacaaattagggcaaatcAACTCACCATTGAGGAGATTGTGGAGAAATTCTCCAGTTTTTGCAGTGTTGGACACGGACCAAGTCAAAGTATTTTGGGTCTAGGTAATAGTCATACAAGGTTAACTTTTCGTCAAAATGTGTGTCTATAAATATATCATCTATTTCAAATTACGATCTTAACTAAGttaccaatttttaaataacaacCTTAATTATAGTGTTCCATTCACTACAACAGATAAAACTAAAATTACTTGTTAAGTCAATCGAAgaaaaattggcaaaatcaCTCAAATTTCAGGAAACACCACAATGTCCAATAGTTTCATAAAGTAGAGATCCAAGTGGGAGCTTATAACTATTGAACCTACTTGGATCGacattcatttaaaattttaaaacatggATTAACGGCCAACTAAGTATTATCAATTACTTCTTTAAGCTGTATACATCTAATACAAGACTTCTTTCTTCCGTAGTCTATTGCTGGTAAACTCAATAGTAAATTCATACAAACATTTCGTAACTTTAATAGGATGGCAAACTACGCAAATAAATGTTGATAAATTGTTACAAAAGTTGGTAATATTATAGCGCCGAAATACATATTGGTAGGTGTTTGAGTTGTCACAACCCAAATCCATAATAAGAATTGAGGGAATGACCAATCATCCtttacaaaatcaaagaagaaaccTTCAACCAAATTTAGATATTTTACGAAAACATCAATACAATAAAACCTTTCATATATAACAACAAAGTTAAAAGCATTatgaattaatcaaaatgagaGCTTCATAATTTCATTTTACTAGCTTTTACTCAAATAGTCTAAAATTGAGTCTCATTCCACTCTAGATCATTTTCAATGTGACTTGAGTAAATTCCTTATTCTTGGAACCTAAAGTGGTAATAAAAGTAGGGTGAACAAAATCACAGTACATCAATTGCAATCACCACTCCTATGGGATCAAGCAAAATATAATGCAGTTTTAGAAACTGAGTGTGCATCCATATGTATCAAGAAAATCTCATTCATTGCATTTCCCATGTATCATGGTAATGCATATATTCCTACAAGTCATAAGGTATGCATCATCAATATAGTATTGCCAGCATATGACAAACTCATTTGATCGCTCATGTCAAGAAAATTCTATAGTCACGCTTCACCCCACATTTTCTGTGTTTAAATCATGGATATGTGTTGGTCATGGAAGCCACAAAACCAGTTTGTGCATAAGTACGTCATGTCATGTCTCAATACATGGGTTGATAGTCATATCATGTCTCAATACATGGGTTGATAGTGAGCATCAAATCACACCACAATACAACATGTTGGCATCAAAAGAATCACTAGGATTGTTACTTGAAGATGCCAAGAGTTATTGCATGCAAAACCCCGTTAATATATATATGGGTGTATAGATGTGTTGTGTTTCCATTTCATATGACATCTGATGTACATGTAAATGGACACATGCATCCAACATATCTAATTAGTAGGGGAATCTAATGATCGCTTTGACTTTCAATTGCAATTGAAAGTTTAaatgtttctttcaattaaagttagtgaaattgaaaatccaCGAATAACTCCAATTCAAATGAACGTTTACCACTTTTCAATCAATCTCTTTCTTCATCCttagagattattttattttccttttggtgAGCAGCTATCCCAGCAGAGTAGTCATGCCTCATTTTCATAGCTTGAAGTTGAACTTTAAATAGAGAGGTGTTCGCCTTTGCCCACTGCTATTAACCAATGACATCAACTTCCCTTAGTCACATCACTCCGGAAAACCCACAAACCCGCAAGACCCGCAAGCGCCAAGTCTAAGTCTTGAGGTGTTTGTCCTCATCCTACCTggtccttttgtttttttttttctcgtatGTCAAACTCATCACTCGTGTCCCCATTTTGCAAGACTAACAAAATTCTAGTCCTCGACTTTCATTCACACTTGAACTAGAACAAGATCCCAATTGTCCTGAAATTTTCCAAAGTTCCAAACAGACCAAACAAGACCAAAGCAAGAAACCATATTTTAATAGGATGTACACCTAATTCTGCCATTACCCAGAATATTCAtcatggttctttttttttttcatatttagtatcaaaaattatattgaagaAAATTCTACATTGCATCTAAGGGATTTTATATAGatgaagaaaattgtaagaaacCGTGAGACCACAAATAGCATAAGTGAAAGGAGGCCCCGGCGGATTCTCGgttaccaaaataataataataataataataataataataataataaaataataaaaaataaccaatCAATTACCACTCTTAAATTTTCTCGCCATCAAAGGATGATGTAGTCAAAGAATTAAGAGCTAGATAACAATTTTGTAGGCGTTAAAATAGTCACAACTTCAACAAAATGTAACATTGCCATATGTAGAAGAGACTACCAAACTTTCTATTTGATGGTTTAAGTTATAAACCGTCTctttaccaccaaaaaaaagtaaattgaaGAGAATCAGATGAACAAAGAAACATAACTGAATTATTCCCTCTAAAACATGAAAGCAAGTTACAAAAAATTCTCTGCAGTTGATGAGAGTTGAAATTGTACCAACTTCACACATGAAGAGTTTCTAAAAATTCGTAGGGCTAAAATGTATATTCTTTGAGACTTTGTTATGCATATGCATTCTAGTATTTAAAATGTAACTACTACAATTTGATTGTCAAATATAACAAAGGAAAATACATACTGCTTTTGATTGGAACACGTTGCATTACTTAGGTGAATGCATGTGCACCATCTCAGAGGATGTATTTTCAGCAGATGTGAGGTCCACATGTCATAAATATAATTAGGAAGGACAGGCACATCCATTATTGCGATTGGACCCCGTCTAGAAGGGAAAATTGATCCTCACATAAGGAGATCGTGGAAGACTCCGTCCAGTTTTTGCAGTGTTGGACACGAACCAAGTCAAGTCTTTTGGATCAAGATCATTAATCACACAAGTCAATCTCTCTGTTCATGTCATTAACCAAGTCAAGTATTTTGAGAGTCGGTTATTCTATACTAAAGAAAAACGCGTTCTTTCTTTTAATAAGATATCATGAAGTGACAATCCACACATAAGTCCAAGTCAAATGGACATTTTCTATTTGTGCTTAAACCAAGTAACTTTAAGGATAATACATATTGATGTTATGGATTCCGGGAATATTCTAGAGAGGTCACAGATGACATAGTTTATTGAGTCAATTGTAcaataccttttcttttctgcaaaatgaaaaaaaaaaaaaagaaaaaaaaaaaaaggcaatgcGTTGCTGCTGTAGGATCAGTCCCTGTAAATGAACAGGAGGAATAGGCTGAGTTTTGACCTTACATATTTTATTCAACTGATTATTTTCATATTACTAGCCTTCCACATAGTAGTACGTCCATGGGATGTATAGATGGAGAAA harbors:
- the LOC108958842 gene encoding receptor-like protein EIX2; its protein translation is MSFDCSILDLSHNLISGPLPTNIGEMHLETLYLNNNSINGTIPSFLCQEGLFDLNLGNNKLFGSIPDCWTGLTLSHLTLSFNELSGVFPSSIGSLQGLSTLHLNGNNLNGELPLAMGSCTSLIILDLGENNFSGNIPTWFNDSFFYLQILRLRNNSFSGSIPPQLCSLSLLQILDMAMNNLTGTIPSCLGDIYGMKSPYQNFRPDIEWSKEHVVEIMKGRYNEYTKIDLQLVVNLDLSVNNLTGSIPEELTFLSNMHGLNLSHNLLSGDIPISIGDMMSLESLDLSNNHLSGAIPQSISSLTYLSHLNLSHNNFKGQIPKGNQIQTLDNPSIYAGNPLLCGDLLRRECPGSKAPQVPKISHPKDTHGEEKLEEALFYVVIMFGAATGFWGFFGVLRFKKDWRRAYFSFVDQAINKVHVAIAVKVANWKRLRQSRSA